The following are encoded in a window of Effusibacillus lacus genomic DNA:
- a CDS encoding DUF4097 family beta strand repeat-containing protein has product MPKKVGIIPLAITLIVLGLSIILTKVTGVDWFGKALNFWPLVLIAIGAEILWRQSRSRNGEGPAWKLDGKSIFLLILVLAISGVVHGVNSVATSYHKDGIRGIISAFEGFGPGQLVTLQDQDLALAGAESLLIENPVGKIRVEGTDGDKVHLRADANVHLLDRTAAEERAKQIEIRVQDGKNAKIIVEDRAGIQRMNPPSVRLTLQVPKRMAIITKGKMGEVEVAGVASVNAESDTGRVAVEKIQNLAKIRTNMGEIKATEVGSADLESDMGRVDLREVKGNVKARTDKGEVKVQTSTPVAGDWELKTDMGRISVTFPANSSVRFEGKTDKGSISGLSGPEGRVNGPGPRATQTFGEGKYRIYAETNLGSIEVQN; this is encoded by the coding sequence ATGCCTAAAAAAGTGGGAATTATCCCTTTAGCCATAACTCTAATTGTACTTGGACTTTCCATCATATTGACGAAAGTGACGGGGGTCGACTGGTTCGGAAAAGCCCTGAACTTCTGGCCCCTGGTGTTGATTGCGATTGGAGCCGAAATTTTGTGGCGGCAGTCACGTTCGCGAAATGGGGAAGGACCTGCCTGGAAACTGGACGGCAAGAGCATCTTCCTGTTAATTCTTGTTCTGGCCATATCGGGAGTGGTTCACGGTGTCAACAGTGTGGCAACGTCGTACCACAAAGATGGTATCCGGGGCATTATCAGCGCTTTTGAGGGATTCGGTCCGGGTCAACTGGTGACACTTCAGGACCAGGATCTGGCTCTCGCAGGCGCTGAATCACTCTTGATTGAAAACCCGGTCGGGAAGATTCGGGTGGAAGGTACAGACGGAGACAAAGTTCATCTTCGTGCGGATGCCAACGTCCATTTGCTTGATCGTACCGCTGCCGAGGAAAGAGCCAAGCAAATCGAGATTCGGGTACAGGACGGCAAAAACGCCAAGATCATTGTCGAAGACCGGGCCGGAATCCAGCGGATGAATCCTCCTTCCGTTCGTTTGACCCTTCAGGTTCCAAAGCGGATGGCTATTATAACCAAAGGCAAGATGGGAGAAGTTGAAGTGGCAGGAGTGGCAAGCGTCAATGCGGAATCCGACACGGGCCGGGTAGCGGTGGAAAAAATTCAAAACCTGGCAAAAATCCGCACGAATATGGGGGAAATCAAAGCGACCGAAGTGGGAAGCGCCGACTTGGAATCCGATATGGGACGGGTTGATCTCCGTGAGGTCAAGGGCAACGTTAAAGCCCGTACCGACAAAGGGGAGGTTAAAGTCCAAACTTCCACCCCGGTGGCGGGTGATTGGGAGCTGAAGACCGATATGGGACGGATCTCCGTAACATTCCCGGCAAACAGCTCCGTAAGGTTTGAAGGGAAAACGGACAAAGGCTCCATTTCCGGACTTTCCGGGCCAGAAGGACGTGTGAATGGGCCGGGACCCCGTGCCACACAAACTTTTGGTGAGGGCAAGTACAGGATATACGCTGAAACCAATCTCGGGAGTATTGAAGTTCAGAACTAA